GTAGCCCTCGACCGAGGCGGCGCCGTGGTCGGCGGCGAAGGCGACCGCCGCCTCCAGCAGGGCGGCGGCGACCCCGCCGCGGCGCTCCTGCTTCACCACGTAGAAGCACACGACGGCCCAGCAGGCGAGGTCGCTGTCGGTTGGGCGGAGAACTCGCGAGCGCAAGACCCTGGGGTAGGCGGTGCGGGGGGCGACGGC
The window above is part of the Actinomycetota bacterium genome. Proteins encoded here:
- a CDS encoding GNAT family N-acetyltransferase, which codes for AVAPRTAYPRVLRSRVLRPTDSDLACWAVVCFYVVKQERRGGVAAALLEAAVAFAADHGAASVEGYPKDTDGARKGANEMFVGSLSMFQEAGFEEAARNSPGRPIMRRTVKGGQRRPRRARR